In the Tenrec ecaudatus isolate mTenEca1 chromosome 16, mTenEca1.hap1, whole genome shotgun sequence genome, one interval contains:
- the LOC142429407 gene encoding peroxiredoxin-5, mitochondrial-like encodes MALIKVGDALPAVVVLEEKPGNKVSLAELYKGKKGVLFRVPGAFSPGCSKTHLPGFVEQAGALKAKGARVVACLTVNDVFVTSEWGKAHHAEGKVRLLADLTGAFGKETDLLLDDSLVPLFGNRRLKRFSMVIEDGVVKALNVEPDGTGLTCSLAPNILSQL; translated from the coding sequence ATGGCCCTGATCAAGGTGGGCGATGCCCTTCCTGCGGTGGTGGTGCTTGAAGAGAAGCCTGGGAACAAGGTGAGCCTGGCCGAGCTGTACAAGGGCAAGAAGGGTGTCCTCTTCAGAGTTCCTGGAGCCTTCAGCCCAGGCTGTTCCAAGACTCACCTTCCAGGGTTTGTGGAGCAGGCTGGGGCTCTGAAGGCAAAGGGAGCCCGGGTGGTGGCTTGTCTGACCGTCAACGATGTCTTTGTGACCAGCGAATGGGGGAAAGCCCACCATGCAGAAGGCAAAGTTCGGCTCCTGGCAGACCTCACTGGGGCCTTTGGGAAGGAAACAGATCTGCTCTTAGATGACTCCTTGGTGCCGCTCTTTGGGAACCGAAGGCTCAAGAGATTCTCCATGGTGATCGAGGATGGCGTAGTGAAGGCCCTGAATGTGGAGCCAGATGGCACAGGCCTCACCTGTAGTCTGGCCCCCAATATCCTCTCACAGCTCTGA